The nucleotide sequence CTATTTTTGATTAAATTAGAAAGATACTAACAAAAAAGAAAATTTTAAAATTTTTAAAACCTTTAAGTGTTAAAAATAGATTTTATCCATTATCTTTTAATTATCTTTAAATTAAGAACTCTTTTTCTTTTAATATATCCTCTACTGTCTTCCCCAAATAATCATCTTTAGAAACTACTCCATAAGGATAAACATAAACCTTATCTTCAATATTTATTCTTGGATACTCTGGCTCTATAGTTACATCCTCTAATAAACATCTCTTTAAATAGTTAGCTGTTTTTGTAACATTCATCAATCTTGGTGGTTTATAGGGAGGATTATTTTTTAAAAACTTCCACTTTGTTCCATAATAGACAATATAATCCGGATTAAATAGCAACACAACCTCTCCATGTATCTCTAAAACTAAAGTCCATGAGAAAATCCCTCTTGTAAAACCCAACAACCTTCCTAAATAAGATGTTTTTGGCGTCTCATAATAAACTTTCAAAGTTCTACCAACAATTCTTGATAATGCCTCTTTAATATGCACATTTTTTGGATTTGTTGGTAGAGAAGTTTTTGGAATAACATTTATGGGAACACAATTTAAAGGCTTAACCATATGTAATGCCAAAAGAGGATAGAAATAGATATGTTCTTTTTTGTTTTTCATTACTATACCTTCTATGGGGCCGTTAAAATCAGCTTTTAAAACCTTGCCTCTATAGGTATTAAAAGATTTATTTAGTGTAAATTCTCCAATCATATCCTTTCTTAATGCATATTTTGGCTTCAAACCAAAAACCTCCTATTGGTTTTATTAAGATTTTTAAATTTCATTTATATAGTTTTAAATTATCAACTATTTAAATTTTATTTATAATTTTATTACTAAAAAAGTAAATTAAAATAATTTAGAGCTTAGAAGAATTTATTCAAACAATTCTCTTAAGTTGATTTGATATTTACCTAACTTACCTCCATAGTTTCCAGCTGTAATTTTCTTAACTCCTGGAACTTTTGTAGCTGCTAAAATACCTTGTTTCATTGCCTCTTTAACTGCTTCCTCATCAGTTCCATCGATAACTATTTCATAAACTCCATTAACATCTTCTGGAATCTCTGAATCTTCAACAACTCCTTTTAATGTTGGACACATCTTGTGGTTTGTTGTAGCGACCATAAACTTGTATTTTGGATTGCTTGCTCCAACTTTACTACCAGAAGCAACAACTCCTCCTGGGAATGGTGTTATAACACCTTCAACATTTGAAATGGCATCAACTGCAGCTTCAGCAGCAATTAATGCAGAGGCATTTGTATCTGCCATTATAAAGAAGTTTCCTCCAGCAACTCCTTTCTTAATTCCAAACTTAGCTTCAGTTATAAATTCTCCTCCCATAATTGGTATTCTGTAAACTTTTCTTCCATATAATTCATCTTTTTTCTCGTAACCGTCTCCGAAAAACTTCAACTTAAATCCAACTTTTAATTGCTCATCAGCTTTATCTCCCATTGCGTCAAAAATAGCGGTTGTTGGGCATGTTAAGACACACTGTCCTAATCTCTCTAACATTTGGTGCTCTAATTCTGACTTTTTAGGGTGGCATATTTGTATTATGTATCCTGGTCTTCCGTCAGGTGTTTCTGATGGTGGAACATATTTCTCAATTCCTGCCTCTGCTGGACACATTATAACAGAACAACCAAAACCTGTTGCTTCTGTAGCTGCAATCTTAGCCCACTTCTTTGTAGCAGCTGTTATTAAAACTCTTGACACCCATATTGGGAATGCTTCTGCAAATGTATCTTCAATATATACTCCATTTATCTCCATAGTTTCCCTCCATTAAGATTTTAACAATTATAATTTATCTTAGGTGTTATTAATATCTTATCATTTGGATTTTAATATTCCATAAATCCATAAATAAAAATATATTAACAATAACCTTAAATAATCTAATAAAGGTAATATATTATATTAAAAAGATTTAGAGGGATAAAATTGAACGGTATTAGAAGAATTGTTTTAGACATATTAAAGCCACATGAGCCAAAAATAACAGATATGGCGTTAAGATTAACATCATTATCAAATATCGATGGGGTTAATATTACAGTTTATGAGATAGATAAAGAAACAGAAAATGTTAAAGTAACAATTGAAGGGAATAATTTAGATTTTGATGAAATTCAGGAAATTATTGAAAGTTTGGGAGGGACTATTCACAGTATAGATGAGGTTGTTGCGGGTAAAAAGATTATTGAAGAAGTTAGAACACCACAGGATAGATATTAAAAAATTTAATATTTTATTAAACTATCATTTGTGCTTTTTTACTAATTTTTTAAAGCAAAATTAAATTGTGGGATAACCATGGACTTTTTTGAGAGATATAAAAATTTAAAAGAAAAATATAAAGAAAAAAAGACAAAGCCAAAAGTTGTAGTTGTTGGTAGAAGTAATGTAGGCAAATCAACTTTTGTTAGATTAATGACTGGTAGAAAAGATATTAGAGTAGGAAAAAAACCAGGGGTTACTTTAAAAATTAATGAATATGATATGGGGGAATACATCTTAGTAGATATGCCAGGTTTTGGTTATATGGCAGGGTTGCCAAAAAAAGTTCAGGAAAAGATTAAAGATGAAATTGTTCATTACATAGAAAATCATGCTGACGAAATAGCTGCAGCAGTTCAAATTATAGATGCAAAAGCATTTTTTGAGATAGTTGAGAGATGGAAAGGGAGGGGGGAAATCCCAATTGATTTAGAGATGTTTGACTTTATAACTGATTTGAAAATAAGCCCAATTCTTGTAGCCAATAAAATGGATAAAATAAAGAAAGATGAATGGGATGAAGTTTTAGACGGTATCTGTGAATATTTAAAATGCCAGCCACCATGGCATCAATGGAAGTTTATAGTCCCAGCTATACTAAAAGAAGGTAAAGGGATTGAAGAGATAAAGAAAAAGATTCTTGAGAGAGTTAGATTATTTAAAAAATTAAGAGGCATTGAATAATAAAATTAATTAAAAAAGAGATAATTCGTTGCAATCCTCACTGCTCAGATTGCAACGTTTTTACCTATGAAAATTTACATTATAAAAATAGTCACACTATTTTATTTGAACTGTATCTCTATTTGGACATTGTCAGGGATTCTTATTTTCATAATGTGTCTTAAAGCTCTCTCATCTGCATCAATGTCAATTAATCTTTTGTGGATTTTCATTGTCCATCTGTCAAATGTTGATGAACCCTCTCCATCAGGACTCTTTCTTGTAACAACTCTTAAGACCTTTGTTGGTAATGGTATAGGCCCTGAGATATCAACTCCTGTTTTTTCAGCAATCTCTTTTATTTGTCTGCAAATTTCATCTAAAACTTTGTGGTCAGTACTTGATAACTTGATTCTTGCTCTTTGCATACTCTCCCCTCTTAACCCCTTTAAAATATAAAAAAATATAAAATGAAAAACTCAAAAATTAATTAAAAGGGAAATTTAGAGAATTTACTTGTTCTTAGCTTTGACATCGATTGCCATACCAGCAGCGATTGTCATACCCATATCTCTGATAGCGAATCTTCCTAACTGTGGAATTTCTCTAACGTTTTCAATGACCATTGGTTTTGTTGGTTTGATTTTGACTATAGCAGCATCACCAGTCTTCAAGAACTGTGGGTTCTCTTCAATAACTTGCCCTGTTCTTGGGTCTAATTTCTTCAATAACTCCATGAATGTACATGCAACTTGTGCTGTGTGTGCGTGGAAGACTGGTGTGTAACCAACTGTAATTGCTGTTGGGTGCTGTAAGACAACGATTTGAGCGGTAAACTCTTCAGCAACTGTTGGTGGGTTGTCTGGGTGTCCACAAACGTCTCCTCTCTTAATGTCTTTCTTACTGACTCCTCTAACGTTGAATCCGATGTTGTCTCCAGGTTCTGCTTGTGGGATTTGTTCGTGGTGCATCTCAATTGACTTAACTTCTCCTTGGACTCCTGCTGGTTCAAAGACTACTTTGTCTCCTGGTTTTAAGATACCTGTTTCGACTCTTCCAACAGGAACTGTACCAACCCCTGTAATTGAGTAAACATCTTGGATTGGGATTCTTAATGGTAAGTTTGTTGGTTTTTCTGGTGGTTGGAATTTATCTAAAGCTTCAACTAATGTTGGTCCTTTGTACCATGGCATGTTTTCTGATTTCTTAACAACGTTGTCTCCTTTTAATGAAGCGGTTGGAATGAAGTCAATTTGGTCTGGGTTGTAACCTAAGACTTTTAATAATTGCTCTGATAATAATTTCTTCATTTTTTCGTATTCTTCTTGGCTGTAGTTAACTGTATCCATCTTGTTGATTGCAACAGCAATTTGCTTAATACCTAATGTTCTTGCTAAGAACATGTGCTCTCTTGTTTGTGGCTGAATTCCTGTCTTAGCGTCGTTAACATCAACAACTAAGACAGCAGCATCTGCCTGTGAAGCTCCTGTAATCATGTTTTTAATGAAGTCTCTGTGTCCTGGACAGTCGACAATTGTAACTTCATATTTTGGAGTTTCGAATTTCTTGTGAGCTACGTCAATTGTAACCCCTCTTTCTCTCTCTTCTTTCAAGTTGTCCATAACGTAAGCAAACTCGAATCCTGCTTTACCTCTCTCTTGAGCTTCTCTTTTTAACTTTTCTAATAACTGTGGGTCGATAGCTCCACTGTCGTATAATAATCTACCGACTGTTGTTGATTTACCTGCATCGACGTGTCCAATGAATGCTACGTTTAATACTGGTTTTTGCTTTGCCATATTTCATCACCAATTTTCTTTTATTTTATTTTTTTATTTTGTTTATTATATTGGCAAAATGGTGTTAAGTTTAACTTAACAAAGTTGGAATAAGAATACACAATTTGTGGTTTGTGGTGATATAAGTATTAATTAGGGGGTATATAAATCTTTTGGTCATAAGAAATGAACTTCTAAAAAGATGTTAAATTAAAATCTAAAAAATATTAAAAAATAATTTTAGAATTATTCTAATTTAAGTCCTTTTCTCTCTCTAATCTGCTTAATTAATTGCTCTTGCATTTCTCTTGGAACTTTCTCGTATCCCGCAAACTCTATACTCCAGAGACATCTACCCTGTGTAGCTCCTCTGATAGCTCCTGCGAATCCGAACATCTCTGCAACTGGACACTTAGCTTTAATAATTGCCATATCTCCTTCTTGCTCCATATCTAAGATTTGTCCTCTTCTGTTGCTAATTTCTCTCATTGCAGCTCCCATGAAGT is from Methanocaldococcus bathoardescens and encodes:
- the engB gene encoding GTP-binding protein EngB; its protein translation is MDFFERYKNLKEKYKEKKTKPKVVVVGRSNVGKSTFVRLMTGRKDIRVGKKPGVTLKINEYDMGEYILVDMPGFGYMAGLPKKVQEKIKDEIVHYIENHADEIAAAVQIIDAKAFFEIVERWKGRGEIPIDLEMFDFITDLKISPILVANKMDKIKKDEWDEVLDGICEYLKCQPPWHQWKFIVPAILKEGKGIEEIKKKILERVRLFKKLRGIE
- the fhcD gene encoding formylmethanofuran--tetrahydromethanopterin N-formyltransferase, with the protein product MEINGVYIEDTFAEAFPIWVSRVLITAATKKWAKIAATEATGFGCSVIMCPAEAGIEKYVPPSETPDGRPGYIIQICHPKKSELEHQMLERLGQCVLTCPTTAIFDAMGDKADEQLKVGFKLKFFGDGYEKKDELYGRKVYRIPIMGGEFITEAKFGIKKGVAGGNFFIMADTNASALIAAEAAVDAISNVEGVITPFPGGVVASGSKVGASNPKYKFMVATTNHKMCPTLKGVVEDSEIPEDVNGVYEIVIDGTDEEAVKEAMKQGILAATKVPGVKKITAGNYGGKLGKYQINLRELFE
- a CDS encoding DUF211 domain-containing protein yields the protein MNGIRRIVLDILKPHEPKITDMALRLTSLSNIDGVNITVYEIDKETENVKVTIEGNNLDFDEIQEIIESLGGTIHSIDEVVAGKKIIEEVRTPQDRY
- the rpsJ gene encoding 30S ribosomal protein S10, which gives rise to MQRARIKLSSTDHKVLDEICRQIKEIAEKTGVDISGPIPLPTKVLRVVTRKSPDGEGSSTFDRWTMKIHKRLIDIDADERALRHIMKIRIPDNVQIEIQFK
- the tuf gene encoding translation elongation factor EF-1 subunit alpha, yielding MAKQKPVLNVAFIGHVDAGKSTTVGRLLYDSGAIDPQLLEKLKREAQERGKAGFEFAYVMDNLKEERERGVTIDVAHKKFETPKYEVTIVDCPGHRDFIKNMITGASQADAAVLVVDVNDAKTGIQPQTREHMFLARTLGIKQIAVAINKMDTVNYSQEEYEKMKKLLSEQLLKVLGYNPDQIDFIPTASLKGDNVVKKSENMPWYKGPTLVEALDKFQPPEKPTNLPLRIPIQDVYSITGVGTVPVGRVETGILKPGDKVVFEPAGVQGEVKSIEMHHEQIPQAEPGDNIGFNVRGVSKKDIKRGDVCGHPDNPPTVAEEFTAQIVVLQHPTAITVGYTPVFHAHTAQVACTFMELLKKLDPRTGQVIEENPQFLKTGDAAIVKIKPTKPMVIENVREIPQLGRFAIRDMGMTIAAGMAIDVKAKNK